A single window of Aphidius gifuensis isolate YNYX2018 linkage group LG1, ASM1490517v1, whole genome shotgun sequence DNA harbors:
- the LOC122847482 gene encoding keratin, type II cytoskeletal 5-like, with protein sequence MARISLFSVIGLATLVLIASVGAKPDVSASSGTVASSETSVQSKWQSTGSQTDPSTSCTISKKSLEEIKRELRWIIKYSEKDLSESQKKDLLSRLVKIVNILLSEILGTVQNLVLELGGRKGLLTGLLQEIGKLLNGILGGLLTGKKSVVGGLLDTLVGPHGLVSGLLGGVTGGGKGGLGGILGGLLGGGSEKSGSSEKWETHETKSSGGGGLLGGLL encoded by the exons atggctCGTATATCATTATTCTCAGTTATTGGCTTAGCCACTTTAGTTCTCATTG cttCAGTTGGAGCAAAACCTGACGTATCAGCATCATCAGGCACAGTAGCATCATCTGAAACAAGTGTACAATCAAAGTGGCAAAGTACTGGCTCACAAACTGATCCATCTACATCTTGCACAATTAGCAAAAAATCTTtagaagaaattaaaagagAATTGAGATGGATTATCAAATACTCTGAAAAAGATCTTAGTGAATCACAAAAGAAAGATCTTCTTTCCCGTTTGGTTAAGATTGTAAACATTCTTCTTTCTGAAATTTTGGGCACCGTACAAAATCTTGTGCTTGAACTTGGCGGTCGTAAAGGACTTCTTACTGGACTTTTGCAAGAAATTGGAAAACTATTAAATGGTATTCTTGGTGGACTTTTGACTGGTAAAAAGAGTGTTGTTGGTGGACTTTTGGATACACTTGTAGGTCCTCATGGTCTTGTCAGTGGTCTTTTGGGTGGCGTTACTGGTGGTGGTAAAGGAGGCTTAGGTGGTATTTTAGGTGGTCTTTTGGGTGGTGGTTCTGAAAAAAGTGGTAGTTCTGAAAAATGGGAAACTCACGAAACAAAATCTAGTGGTGGTGGAGGTCTTTTAGGAGGTCTTTTATAA
- the LOC122847483 gene encoding odorant receptor 46a-like produces MQVFFPLDNLNNHFKFSLEFYLHVSNSHKFFLHNNFVLFPSVVCLQLTLFNMDFLPGSFVVFQVVGLWRSPNIKSSIYNNFYRLRTFFSVFLLYSFVGCSIIGIAIKHDDVKTVTNDCFVMLSVLACCGKSVNILKCRKTILNIIEIMQNDPCSPRNEHEIDIQKKCDSFIWINTVIYGILTEVTAVMLTFGTLFIDLPEGELPFNTWLPYNHSHGFTYKFAHGQQIISIMTSANIAIAYDTLVPAMILQVCAKLNILKHRFSNFTKMINNQINKSSTSIDKLKNEKKLIADYVKCHLIIFKLAKTINNTFSIVVFLQCLISTLVLCVSIYNLASVELFSSEFTNIILYLACMLSEIFILCAAGNEVTLVSQSISDSIYETDWTDLNTSTIKSLVLIMSRTMKPIIFKSGYVIELSLDSFKSLVKISYSTYNVLQQTS; encoded by the exons atgcaagtattttttccccttgataatttaaataatcattttaaattttccttagaattttatttacatgtatCAAACTCCCACAAATTTTTTCtgcataataattttgtattatttccaTCAGTTGTTTGTTTGCAATTGACTTTATTCAATATGGATTTCTTACCTGGAAGTTTTGTGGTGTTTCAAGTTGTTGGTCTTTGGCGTTCAccaaatattaaatcatcaatttataataatttttatcgttTGAGAACATTTTTCAGTGTATTTcttctttattcatttgttggATGTTCGATAATTGGCATTGCCATTAAACATGATGATGTTAAAACAGTGACAAATGATTGTTTTGTTATGTTATCGGTACTGGCGTGTTGTGGTAAATCGGTCAATATTCTGAAATGtcgtaaaacaattttaaatattattgaaataatgcAAAATGATCCATGCTCACCAAGAAATGAACATGAAattgatatacaaaaaaaatgtgataGTTTTATTTg GATTAATACAGTGATTTATGGTATTTTGACTGAAGTAACAGCTGTTATGCTGACATTCGGTACATTATTCATAGATCTACCTGAGGGTGAATTACCATTCAACACGTGGTTGCCCTATAATCATTCACATGGCTTTACTTATAAATTTGCTCATGGTCAACAAATTATAAGTATCATGACATCGGCAAATATTGCAATCGCTTAcg atACCTTGGTTCCTGCAATGATTCTTCAAGTTTGTGCTAAActcaatatattaaaacatcGTTTTAGCAATTTTactaaaatgattaataatcaaattaataaatcatcaacatcaattgataaattaaaaaatgaaaaaaaattaattgctgaTTATGTTAaatgtcatttaataattttcaa gctagctaaaacaattaacaatacttttagtattgttgtatttttacaaTGTTTAATAAGCACACTTGTCTTGTGTgttagtatttataatttggcaagtgttgaattattttcatctgaatttacaaatataattctaTACCTGGCTTGTATGTTAtctgaaatatttatactgtGTGCTGCTGGTAATGAGGTTACACTTGtg agccAAAGTATAAGTGACTCAATTTATGAGACAGATTGGACTGATTTAAAtacatcaacaattaaaagtcTTGTCTTAATTATGAGTAGAACAATGAAGcctattattttcaaaagtgGATATGTTATTGAATTATCACTTGACTCTTTTAAAAgt CTTGTTAAAATTTCGTATTCAACCTACAACGTTTTACAACAaacatcataa